A region from the Agrobacterium cucumeris genome encodes:
- a CDS encoding DUF1013 domain-containing protein — protein sequence MAQQLLMPKATAVWLVDNTALSFDQIATFCKLHPLEVKAIADGEAAQGIKGLDPIATGQLSRDEIARAEGNPNHKLKLSEPKVRVPESKRRGPRYTPVSKRQDRPNAILWLVRNHPELKDAQISRLVGTTKSTIEQIRDRTHWNSANLTPMDPVTLGLCSQIDLDLEVERASRGRPLPTAEELGNTLQPATATEGLDYNFQREEEEQIDADAVFKKLSSLKSAPKDEDEDDQY from the coding sequence ATGGCTCAACAATTGCTCATGCCAAAGGCAACTGCTGTATGGCTGGTTGACAACACCGCGCTGTCGTTCGACCAGATAGCCACGTTCTGCAAATTGCATCCGCTGGAAGTCAAGGCGATTGCCGACGGTGAAGCCGCACAGGGCATCAAGGGTCTCGATCCAATCGCGACGGGACAGCTTTCCCGCGACGAGATTGCCCGCGCCGAAGGCAACCCCAACCACAAGCTCAAGCTTTCCGAGCCGAAGGTGCGCGTGCCGGAATCCAAGCGCCGTGGTCCGCGTTATACGCCGGTTTCCAAGCGCCAGGACCGTCCGAACGCCATTCTCTGGCTGGTTCGTAACCATCCGGAACTGAAGGACGCGCAGATTTCGCGCCTCGTCGGCACCACCAAATCCACCATTGAGCAGATTCGCGACCGCACCCATTGGAACTCGGCCAACCTGACGCCGATGGATCCGGTAACGCTCGGCCTTTGCAGCCAGATCGATCTTGATCTTGAAGTCGAACGCGCTTCGCGCGGTCGTCCGCTGCCAACAGCCGAAGAGCTTGGCAACACACTGCAGCCGGCAACGGCAACGGAAGGTCTGGATTACAACTTCCAGCGTGAGGAAGAAGAGCAGATCGACGCCGACGCCGTGTTCAAGAAGCTCTCCTCGCTGAAGTCTGCACCGAAGGACGAAGACGAGGACGATCAATACTGA
- a CDS encoding YggS family pyridoxal phosphate-dependent enzyme encodes MEIEARLEDVRQRIADVAEKSGRKATDVALVAVSKTFDAEAIQPIIDAGQRAFGENRVQEAQGKWPALKEKTSDIELHLIGPLQSNKAADAVALFDVVQSIDREKIARALAEECARQDRSLRFYVQVNTGLEPQKAGIDPRETVAFVAFCRDELKLPVEGLMCIPPAEENPGPHFALLAKLAGQCGLEKLSMGMSGDFETAVEFGATSVRVGSAIFGSR; translated from the coding sequence ATGGAAATCGAAGCACGTCTTGAAGATGTCAGGCAGCGCATTGCGGATGTTGCGGAAAAATCCGGTCGCAAGGCGACGGATGTTGCCCTGGTTGCTGTCTCGAAGACATTCGACGCAGAAGCGATCCAGCCCATCATCGATGCCGGCCAGCGCGCGTTTGGCGAAAACCGCGTGCAGGAAGCACAGGGCAAGTGGCCTGCCCTCAAGGAGAAGACATCCGATATCGAGCTGCATCTGATCGGACCGCTGCAATCCAACAAGGCGGCGGATGCGGTGGCGCTGTTTGACGTCGTGCAGAGTATCGACCGGGAAAAGATCGCCCGCGCGCTTGCCGAAGAATGTGCCAGACAGGACCGCAGCCTGCGATTTTATGTGCAGGTCAACACCGGCCTCGAGCCGCAGAAGGCCGGCATCGACCCGCGTGAAACCGTTGCCTTCGTAGCTTTTTGCCGCGACGAGTTGAAATTGCCGGTCGAGGGATTGATGTGCATTCCGCCGGCAGAAGAAAATCCCGGGCCGCATTTTGCGCTTCTGGCCAAGCTTGCCGGGCAATGCGGCCTTGAGAAGCTTTCCATGGGCATGTCCGGCGATTTTGAAACCGCCGTCGAGTTCGGCGCCACCAGCGTTCGGGTGGGCTCGGCGATCTTCGGCAGCCGGTAA
- the leuS gene encoding leucine--tRNA ligase — MAIERYNPRDAEPRWQQKWNEDKVFVTDNSDPREKYYVLEMFPYPSGRIHMGHVRNYAMGDVVARYKRARGFNVLHPMGWDAFGMPAENAAMQNKVHPKDWTYQNIATMRGQLKSMGLSLDWTREFATCDVEYYHRQQALFVDFMEKGLVYRKQSKVNWDPVDHTVLANEQVIDGRGWRSGALVEQRELTQWFFRITDFSQDLLDELDELDQWPEKVRLMQKNWIGRSEGLSLRWQTVTETAPEGFSDITVYTTRPDTLFGASFLAIAADHPLAKELSANNPDIAAFCDKCRRHGTSLAALETAEKKGIDTGVKVVHPLDPSWELPVYVANFVLMDYGTGAIFGCPSGDQRDLDFARKYGLPVVAVVAPEGPDAASFTVEDTAFTDDGVMINSGFLNGMKTADAFEAVVQKLSAEMLGNAPQAERKVNFRLRDWGISRQRYWGCPIPVIHCEVCGVVPVPKKDLPVKLPDDVTFDVPGNPLDRHPTWRHVSCPQCGHDARRETDTMDTFVDSSWYYTRFTAPWEDQPTDPKVANHWLPVDQYIGGIEHAILHLLYSRFFTRAMRETGHVGVKEPFKGLFTQGMVVHETYSHGEGMSREWIAPADLRIEEADGARRAFLLSSGAEVKIGSIEKMSKSKKNVVDPDDIIASYGADTARFFVLSDSPPDRDVIWSEAGVEGANRFVQRVWRIIGEVAGELKNVKPKPATEGEGLAASKAAHKTLKAVQDDLDKLAFNKAIARIYELVNALAGPLADVAAGGKSEDAKAAARDAVEILIRIIAPMTPHLAEECWSALGNEGLVAQTPWPVFVASLVEENDVVMPVQVNGKKRGELTIARDADQDAVRAAALALDAVKSILAGGEPKKVIVVPQRIVNIVV; from the coding sequence ATGGCCATCGAACGTTACAATCCTCGCGACGCCGAGCCGCGCTGGCAGCAAAAATGGAACGAAGACAAGGTTTTCGTCACCGATAACAGCGATCCGCGCGAGAAATATTACGTTCTGGAGATGTTTCCCTATCCCTCGGGACGCATCCATATGGGCCATGTCCGCAACTACGCGATGGGTGATGTGGTTGCGCGTTACAAGCGCGCGCGTGGCTTCAACGTTCTGCACCCGATGGGCTGGGATGCCTTCGGCATGCCTGCGGAAAACGCAGCCATGCAGAACAAGGTCCACCCCAAGGACTGGACCTACCAGAACATCGCCACCATGCGCGGCCAGCTGAAATCCATGGGACTGTCACTGGACTGGACCCGTGAATTCGCAACCTGCGATGTGGAATATTACCATCGTCAGCAGGCGCTGTTTGTCGATTTCATGGAAAAGGGCCTGGTTTACCGCAAGCAGTCCAAGGTCAACTGGGACCCGGTCGACCACACGGTTCTGGCCAATGAGCAGGTGATCGACGGCCGCGGCTGGCGCTCCGGCGCACTGGTCGAACAGCGCGAACTAACGCAATGGTTCTTCCGCATCACCGATTTCAGCCAGGACCTGCTGGACGAACTGGATGAACTGGACCAGTGGCCGGAAAAAGTGCGCCTGATGCAGAAGAACTGGATCGGCCGTTCCGAAGGCCTGTCGCTGCGCTGGCAGACCGTCACTGAGACGGCGCCGGAAGGTTTTTCCGACATCACCGTTTATACAACGCGTCCCGACACCCTGTTCGGCGCCTCCTTCCTGGCGATCGCCGCCGACCATCCGCTGGCAAAGGAACTGTCGGCGAACAACCCTGATATTGCCGCGTTCTGCGACAAATGCCGCCGCCATGGTACCTCTCTGGCAGCACTTGAAACCGCTGAAAAGAAGGGCATCGATACCGGCGTCAAGGTCGTCCACCCGCTGGATCCCAGCTGGGAACTGCCCGTCTATGTCGCCAATTTCGTCTTGATGGATTACGGCACCGGCGCAATCTTCGGCTGCCCTTCGGGTGACCAGCGCGATCTGGACTTCGCCCGCAAATACGGCCTGCCGGTCGTGGCCGTCGTCGCACCCGAAGGTCCCGACGCCGCAAGCTTTACTGTTGAAGACACCGCCTTCACCGATGATGGCGTGATGATCAATTCCGGCTTCCTGAACGGCATGAAGACGGCCGACGCCTTCGAAGCCGTCGTGCAGAAGCTGTCCGCCGAGATGCTGGGGAATGCACCGCAGGCCGAACGCAAGGTCAATTTCCGCCTGCGCGACTGGGGCATTTCCCGCCAGCGTTACTGGGGTTGCCCGATCCCGGTCATTCACTGCGAAGTCTGCGGCGTGGTTCCGGTTCCGAAAAAGGACCTGCCGGTCAAGCTGCCCGACGATGTCACTTTCGACGTGCCCGGCAACCCTCTGGATCGCCACCCCACATGGCGTCATGTTTCCTGCCCGCAATGCGGCCATGATGCGCGGCGCGAAACCGACACGATGGACACCTTCGTCGATTCCAGCTGGTATTACACCCGCTTTACAGCGCCGTGGGAAGACCAGCCGACCGACCCGAAAGTTGCCAATCACTGGCTGCCGGTTGATCAATATATTGGCGGCATCGAGCATGCCATCCTGCACCTGCTCTATTCGCGCTTCTTCACCCGCGCCATGCGCGAGACCGGCCATGTCGGCGTCAAGGAGCCCTTCAAGGGCCTGTTCACGCAGGGCATGGTGGTTCACGAGACCTATAGCCACGGCGAAGGCATGAGCCGCGAATGGATAGCCCCCGCGGACCTGCGCATCGAAGAGGCGGACGGCGCACGCCGGGCATTCCTTCTGTCTTCCGGTGCGGAAGTAAAGATCGGCTCCATCGAGAAGATGTCGAAGTCCAAGAAGAACGTGGTCGACCCGGACGATATCATCGCATCCTATGGGGCGGATACCGCACGCTTCTTCGTTCTGTCGGACTCTCCGCCGGATCGCGACGTCATCTGGTCCGAAGCCGGGGTGGAGGGTGCAAACCGCTTCGTCCAGCGCGTCTGGCGCATCATCGGTGAAGTTGCCGGGGAGCTGAAGAACGTCAAGCCGAAGCCGGCGACCGAGGGCGAAGGGTTGGCAGCCTCCAAGGCCGCCCACAAGACGCTGAAGGCCGTTCAGGATGATCTGGACAAGCTCGCCTTCAACAAGGCGATCGCCCGCATCTACGAGCTCGTCAATGCCCTGGCTGGACCGCTCGCGGACGTCGCAGCAGGCGGCAAGTCTGAAGACGCCAAGGCAGCGGCGCGTGACGCCGTTGAAATCCTCATTCGTATCATCGCCCCCATGACACCGCATCTGGCGGAAGAATGCTGGTCGGCGCTGGGCAATGAGGGTCTCGTGGCCCAGACGCCATGGCCGGTCTTCGTTGCCTCGCTGGTCGAGGAAAACGACGTGGTCATGCCGGTGCAGGTCAACGGCAAGAAGCGCGGTGAATTGACAATCGCGCGCGATGCGGATCAAGATGCGGTCCGTGCGGCTGCCCTTGCTCTGGATGCCGTCAAATCTATTCTTGCCGGTGGCGAGCCCAAGAAAGTCATCGTGGTTCCGCAGAGGATTGTGAACATTGTTGTCTGA
- the lptE gene encoding LPS assembly lipoprotein LptE has protein sequence MSDVFSRWSRVAAAISVVMMAGLLAGCQVRPLYGEASGTKERLAAVSVSEVGGRVGQEVRNQLIFLMAGGAGEPATAQYNVKISVSSSATSTEVENYDLTTRTNNNYDGPYPGRVVMSGQYVLTRISDGQILRSARRSVTAQVDLPQQEFAKIRATRDAENRAARELAEIIRTDIAATLGR, from the coding sequence TTGTCTGACGTTTTTTCGAGATGGAGCCGCGTCGCGGCAGCAATTTCCGTCGTGATGATGGCTGGTCTTCTGGCGGGCTGCCAGGTGCGCCCGCTTTATGGCGAGGCCTCCGGAACCAAGGAGAGGCTGGCAGCCGTCAGTGTCTCCGAGGTTGGTGGCAGGGTTGGACAGGAAGTCCGCAACCAGCTGATCTTCCTGATGGCCGGCGGTGCGGGTGAACCGGCCACGGCGCAGTATAATGTCAAGATTTCCGTAAGCTCGAGCGCCACCTCCACGGAGGTCGAGAATTACGACCTGACGACCCGCACCAACAACAACTATGACGGCCCTTATCCCGGCCGCGTGGTGATGAGCGGTCAATATGTCCTGACGCGTATTTCCGACGGCCAGATCCTGCGCTCCGCACGCCGCAGCGTGACGGCACAGGTGGACCTGCCGCAGCAGGAATTCGCCAAGATCAGGGCAACCCGCGACGCCGAAAACCGTGCGGCCCGGGAACTGGCTGAAATCATCCGCACCGATATCGCCGCCACCCTCGGCCGCTGA
- the holA gene encoding DNA polymerase III subunit delta, which translates to MAEIKSHEFERFAENPAERFRVFVLYGPDRGLVSERASLIAKKTGIDPDDAFASLKLTASDLQGDPGRLLDEVNAIGLFGGEKLVWVKGAAAEKALVDALQFLAETPPEASFLIIEAGDIKKGTGLRKIAEPARSIAAIPCYADDARSLNALIDQELSSDNLRIAPAARQRLIESLGGDRIASRNEIRKLALYCRGAEVIEEEDVLAIIGDASTVSADDAVDAILKGDRNAFFHATQKIVASKTPIFLVLQGCLKQFQLLDQMRAEMDEKKQQAGQVMQTLGRHIHFRRKPIIERALRTWQPAAIAREMNRLQAAILQSRQRQSLEDSVALLTLLSTTLQSGRGG; encoded by the coding sequence GTGGCGGAGATAAAATCGCATGAGTTTGAGCGCTTCGCCGAAAATCCGGCGGAGCGCTTTCGCGTTTTCGTGCTCTATGGTCCGGATCGCGGCCTTGTGTCGGAGCGGGCAAGCCTCATCGCCAAAAAGACCGGCATCGATCCCGATGACGCCTTCGCGTCACTGAAGTTGACCGCATCCGATCTGCAGGGCGATCCCGGTCGCCTTCTCGATGAGGTGAACGCCATCGGCCTTTTCGGTGGTGAGAAACTCGTTTGGGTAAAGGGTGCGGCGGCCGAAAAAGCACTGGTGGACGCGCTCCAGTTTCTGGCCGAGACACCGCCTGAGGCGAGCTTCCTGATCATAGAGGCTGGCGATATCAAGAAGGGCACGGGGCTGCGCAAGATCGCGGAACCCGCACGCTCAATCGCCGCGATCCCCTGTTATGCGGACGATGCGCGATCGTTGAACGCATTGATCGATCAGGAGCTTTCCAGCGACAATCTGCGCATCGCGCCCGCCGCACGGCAAAGGCTGATCGAATCCCTCGGCGGCGACCGCATCGCGTCGCGCAACGAAATCCGCAAGCTGGCGCTTTATTGCCGTGGCGCAGAAGTGATTGAAGAAGAAGATGTGCTGGCGATCATCGGCGACGCCAGCACGGTTTCCGCTGACGATGCCGTTGATGCCATCCTGAAAGGCGACAGAAACGCCTTTTTCCACGCCACCCAGAAGATCGTTGCATCTAAGACGCCGATCTTCCTCGTGCTTCAGGGGTGCCTCAAGCAATTCCAGCTGCTCGACCAGATGCGGGCGGAGATGGACGAGAAAAAGCAGCAGGCCGGGCAGGTGATGCAGACACTAGGACGCCACATCCATTTTCGCCGAAAGCCGATCATCGAAAGGGCGTTGCGGACATGGCAGCCAGCGGCGATCGCCCGCGAAATGAACCGTCTGCAGGCCGCCATACTGCAAAGCCGCCAGCGGCAAAGCCTGGAAGACAGCGTGGCTCTTTTGACGCTGCTGTCGACCACCCTGCAATCGGGCCGCGGCGGATGA
- the fdxA gene encoding ferredoxin FdxA, which produces MTYVVTDNCIRCKYTDCVEVCPVDCFYEGENFLAINPDECIDCGVCEPECPAEAIKPDTEPGLDKWLTLNAEYAAIWPNITIKRDPMPEAKEMDGVAGKLELYFSAEPGQGD; this is translated from the coding sequence ATGACATATGTCGTGACCGACAATTGCATCCGCTGCAAATACACCGATTGCGTTGAAGTCTGCCCCGTGGACTGCTTTTACGAGGGTGAAAATTTTCTCGCCATCAATCCTGACGAATGTATCGATTGCGGTGTGTGCGAACCGGAATGTCCCGCCGAGGCGATCAAGCCCGATACAGAGCCGGGTCTCGACAAATGGCTGACGCTCAATGCCGAATATGCGGCGATCTGGCCGAACATCACCATCAAGCGTGACCCGATGCCGGAAGCCAAGGAAATGGACGGCGTAGCAGGTAAGCTGGAGCTTTATTTCTCCGCCGAACCTGGACAGGGCGACTGA
- a CDS encoding RNA-binding S4 domain-containing protein has translation MGSNEQPLESARQRLDKWLFFARMAKSRSLAQGYVQSGHVKVNGVTIRQPSHTVKAGDRLDIGFERMDRVLVVKSGGARRGPYEEAKLLYDDLTPPRDPSDRFSPLEQAMREPGSGRPTKKERRALDRFLSDSDGSKD, from the coding sequence ATGGGGAGCAACGAACAGCCACTGGAGAGCGCGCGTCAGCGTCTGGACAAGTGGCTGTTCTTTGCCCGCATGGCCAAATCCCGTTCGCTTGCCCAGGGCTACGTCCAGTCGGGTCACGTCAAAGTCAACGGTGTCACTATTCGCCAACCCAGCCATACGGTAAAGGCGGGTGACAGGCTCGATATCGGTTTCGAGCGCATGGACAGGGTGCTGGTCGTAAAGTCCGGAGGGGCACGGCGCGGACCCTACGAAGAAGCAAAACTTCTCTATGACGATCTGACGCCGCCCCGCGACCCATCCGACCGGTTTAGTCCGCTGGAGCAGGCGATGCGTGAACCGGGCAGCGGTCGTCCGACAAAAAAAGAGCGCCGGGCGCTCGACAGGTTTCTGTCTGATAGTGACGGAAGCAAAGATTAG
- a CDS encoding helicase-related protein — MILSGRGVTAVLGPTNTGKTHYAIERMVAHGSGVIGLPLRLLAREVYTRLVEKVGAPNVALITGEEKISPPKAKYSVCTVEAMPRETTAAFVAIDEVQLAGDLERGHIFTDRVLHLRGREETLLLGAGTMRPILEKLLPGITVVERPRLSQLFYAGQKKITRLPQRTAIVAFSAEEVYAIAELVRRQRGGAAVVMGALSPRTRNAQVGLYQSGDVEYLVATDAIGMGLNLDVDHVAFAQDRKFDGYQFRNLNPGEIGQIAGRAGRHLRDGTFGVTGRVDPFDDELVERIETHQFDAVKVLQWRTKNFDFSSIANLRLSLDAAPTIQGLSRALPAIDQQALEYLSRYPEIIDVTTSDARVEKLWEACALPDYRRIAPAQHADLISTLYFDLVKRGAVNEDFMAEQVRRADRTDGEIDTLSARIAQIRTWTYVSNRPGWLADPTHWQEKTREIEDRLSDALHERLTKRFVDRRTSVLMRRLRENAMLEAEISVNGDVFVEGHHVGQLAGFRFTPVSGMEGPDQKAVQGAAQKALALEYEARAARLHASGNGDLALSSDGLVRWLGEPVARLSAGDNIMKPRVILLADEQLSGNARDHALARVERFVNHQIATVLKPLDDISRAEDLQGLAKGLAFQLVENLGVLFRRDVTEDVKSLDQDARASMRRYGVRFGAYHVFLPALLKPAPAELVTLLWALKNDGLGKPGYGDLIPVLAAGRTSVVTDPAFERMFYKLAGFRFLGKRAVRIDILERLADLIRPLLQWKPGQQPRPEGAYDGRRFTTTTAMLSILGATLDDMEEILKGLGYRADQVTAEEAQAFLANQAGAAAPAIADQVTADEESAETEQDEPASEEQASETVAVAEVEAAEEAPVAEAVSEEAAAGEAVPAESAEATEPKPVLLWRPGGRNENQRGDNRRPGNRGHGREQGAREQGERRGEGRRDNRDGANRDGANREATNRGGEGERKRDGGRPDRGNRNDRQDRGERKDRPDRNDRGGKPQGQQRFEAKPPRKEKPIDPDSPFAKLAALKEQLKK; from the coding sequence ATGATCCTGAGCGGCCGCGGTGTCACGGCCGTTCTCGGCCCCACCAATACCGGCAAGACCCACTACGCGATCGAGCGGATGGTCGCGCATGGCAGCGGTGTCATTGGCCTGCCGCTGCGTCTTCTGGCGCGCGAGGTTTATACCCGCCTGGTGGAGAAGGTGGGTGCGCCGAACGTGGCGCTGATTACCGGCGAAGAAAAAATATCTCCTCCCAAAGCCAAATATTCCGTCTGCACCGTGGAAGCCATGCCGCGCGAGACGACCGCCGCCTTTGTCGCGATCGACGAAGTTCAGCTCGCCGGCGATCTGGAGCGCGGCCATATCTTCACCGACCGCGTGCTGCATCTGCGCGGGCGGGAGGAAACACTGCTTCTGGGTGCCGGCACGATGCGCCCGATCCTTGAAAAGCTGCTGCCGGGAATTACGGTGGTCGAGCGGCCACGCCTGTCGCAGCTCTTTTATGCAGGGCAGAAAAAGATTACCCGCCTGCCGCAACGCACGGCAATCGTCGCGTTTTCGGCAGAAGAAGTTTATGCCATCGCCGAGCTGGTGCGCCGCCAGCGCGGCGGCGCGGCCGTGGTGATGGGCGCTCTCTCACCGCGTACGCGTAACGCCCAGGTCGGGCTCTACCAGTCCGGCGATGTTGAATATCTGGTGGCGACCGACGCCATCGGCATGGGTCTCAACCTCGATGTCGATCATGTCGCCTTTGCGCAGGACCGTAAATTCGACGGTTATCAGTTCCGCAATCTCAATCCCGGCGAAATCGGCCAGATCGCCGGCCGCGCCGGCCGCCATCTCCGCGATGGCACCTTCGGCGTAACGGGGCGCGTCGATCCGTTCGACGACGAGCTGGTGGAGCGGATCGAAACCCATCAATTCGATGCGGTGAAAGTGCTGCAATGGCGGACGAAAAATTTCGATTTTTCCTCCATCGCCAATCTGCGCCTGAGCCTTGATGCCGCTCCGACAATCCAGGGACTTTCCCGAGCCTTACCCGCCATCGACCAGCAGGCGCTGGAATATCTGTCGCGTTACCCCGAAATCATCGACGTGACGACGAGCGATGCGCGGGTGGAAAAACTCTGGGAGGCCTGCGCGCTTCCCGACTATCGCCGTATCGCGCCAGCCCAGCATGCCGACCTGATCTCGACGCTTTATTTCGACCTCGTGAAACGTGGTGCGGTGAACGAAGATTTCATGGCTGAGCAGGTGCGCCGCGCCGACCGCACGGATGGAGAGATCGATACATTGTCTGCGAGGATTGCGCAGATCAGAACATGGACTTATGTATCGAACCGCCCAGGATGGCTTGCCGATCCGACACACTGGCAAGAAAAGACGCGGGAAATCGAGGATCGATTGTCCGATGCGCTACATGAAAGGTTGACGAAACGCTTTGTTGATCGCAGGACATCTGTGCTCATGAGGCGCCTGAGAGAGAATGCGATGCTTGAAGCTGAAATCAGTGTAAATGGTGATGTCTTCGTAGAAGGACATCACGTCGGCCAATTGGCCGGATTCCGGTTCACGCCGGTGTCGGGAATGGAAGGGCCGGATCAGAAGGCCGTGCAAGGTGCGGCCCAGAAGGCGCTCGCTCTCGAATACGAGGCGCGTGCAGCGCGTCTGCATGCCAGTGGAAACGGCGATCTCGCTTTGAGCTCCGATGGTCTGGTTCGCTGGTTGGGCGAACCGGTGGCCCGCCTTTCGGCAGGTGATAACATCATGAAGCCGCGGGTGATCCTGCTGGCCGACGAACAGTTGAGCGGCAATGCCCGTGACCATGCGCTGGCGCGCGTCGAACGTTTCGTCAATCATCAGATTGCGACCGTGCTGAAGCCACTGGATGACATTTCGCGCGCCGAAGACCTTCAGGGTCTGGCGAAGGGTCTGGCGTTCCAGCTGGTCGAAAATCTTGGCGTTCTGTTCCGCCGTGACGTCACCGAAGACGTGAAGTCGCTGGATCAGGATGCACGTGCCTCCATGCGCCGCTACGGCGTGCGTTTCGGTGCCTATCACGTCTTCCTGCCTGCACTGCTGAAGCCGGCTCCGGCCGAGCTTGTCACGCTGCTCTGGGCGCTGAAGAATGACGGCCTCGGCAAGCCGGGTTATGGCGATCTCATTCCGGTTCTGGCCGCCGGCCGCACCTCGGTGGTGACCGATCCCGCTTTCGAGCGGATGTTCTACAAGCTTGCCGGTTTCCGTTTCCTTGGAAAGCGCGCCGTTCGTATCGACATTCTCGAGCGCCTGGCCGATCTCATCCGTCCGCTGTTGCAGTGGAAGCCCGGCCAGCAGCCGCGTCCGGAAGGCGCTTATGACGGCCGCCGTTTCACGACGACGACCGCGATGCTTTCCATTCTCGGCGCAACGCTTGACGACATGGAAGAGATCCTCAAGGGTCTTGGTTACCGCGCCGATCAGGTGACGGCGGAAGAGGCGCAGGCCTTCCTCGCCAATCAGGCCGGGGCTGCTGCTCCGGCCATTGCCGATCAGGTGACGGCAGACGAGGAAAGCGCTGAAACCGAGCAGGACGAGCCGGCTTCCGAAGAGCAGGCATCCGAGACGGTGGCTGTTGCGGAAGTCGAAGCCGCTGAAGAAGCGCCGGTTGCGGAAGCTGTCAGCGAGGAGGCTGCTGCTGGCGAAGCCGTACCCGCTGAAAGCGCTGAGGCAACCGAGCCGAAGCCCGTTCTTCTGTGGCGTCCTGGTGGCCGCAATGAAAACCAGCGCGGCGACAACCGTCGTCCCGGCAATCGCGGTCATGGTCGTGAACAGGGAGCGCGCGAGCAGGGTGAGCGTCGTGGCGAAGGCCGTCGTGACAATCGTGACGGTGCAAATCGTGACGGGGCAAATCGCGAAGCTACCAATCGCGGCGGTGAGGGCGAGCGCAAGCGTGATGGCGGACGCCCTGATCGCGGCAATCGCAATGATCGTCAGGATCGTGGCGAGCGCAAGGACAGGCCTGATCGTAACGACCGCGGCGGAAAGCCGCAGGGTCAGCAGCGGTTCGAAGCCAAGCCACCCCGCAAGGAGAAGCCGATCGATCCGGATTCGCCTTTCGCAAAGCTCGCTGCTCTCAAGGAGCAGCTGAAGAAGTAA
- a CDS encoding ubiquinone biosynthesis hydroxylase gives MLDVVVAGGGYVGLSVAVAIKQAAGHLNVQVIEAAPDDVWKKDVRASAIIAAATRMLDVFGIWSEIEPEAQPINRMIVTDSKTADPVRPVFLTFDGAVEEGRPFAHMVPNVAMVGALRGLCDRLGIEIRHGLSVSGFTAGAQSTAISLSDGSSVDARLLIACDGVRSALRDMAGIKTVQWDYDQAGIVTTVEHERPHEGCAEEHFLPSGPFAILPLKGNRSSLVWTERKADADRLVASDDLVFEEELERRFGHKLGSIRPVGPRRAFPLGLTLARSFVAPRFALAGDAAHGIHPISGQGLNLGFKDVAALAETVVEADRLGLDIGSLNVLERYQSWRRFDTLRMGVTTDVLNRLFSNDVGPIRIMRDFGLGVVDRLPGLKSYFIGQAAGTTDANAPRLLSGQTL, from the coding sequence GGCCTTTCGGTTGCTGTCGCAATCAAGCAGGCGGCCGGGCACCTCAATGTGCAGGTGATTGAGGCTGCTCCTGATGATGTGTGGAAGAAAGATGTGCGCGCCTCCGCCATTATTGCGGCGGCCACGCGCATGCTCGACGTCTTCGGCATATGGAGCGAAATCGAGCCTGAAGCGCAGCCCATCAACAGGATGATCGTCACCGATTCGAAGACTGCCGATCCGGTTCGCCCGGTGTTTCTGACCTTCGATGGAGCGGTGGAAGAGGGCAGGCCGTTTGCCCATATGGTTCCGAATGTTGCGATGGTCGGGGCGCTGAGGGGCCTGTGCGACCGCCTCGGCATCGAAATCCGCCACGGGCTCAGCGTTTCCGGCTTTACCGCGGGTGCGCAATCGACGGCAATCAGCCTTTCCGACGGCTCATCTGTCGACGCACGATTGTTGATTGCCTGCGACGGGGTTCGCTCAGCGCTGAGAGATATGGCCGGCATCAAGACCGTGCAATGGGATTATGACCAGGCCGGTATCGTCACCACTGTCGAACATGAGCGGCCACATGAGGGCTGCGCGGAAGAGCATTTCCTGCCGTCAGGACCTTTCGCCATCCTGCCGCTCAAGGGAAACCGGTCGTCGCTTGTCTGGACCGAACGCAAGGCTGATGCCGACAGGCTGGTGGCCTCCGATGATCTGGTGTTTGAGGAGGAACTCGAGCGCCGGTTCGGCCATAAGCTCGGATCTATCCGCCCCGTCGGGCCCCGCCGGGCCTTTCCCCTCGGCCTGACGCTGGCGCGCTCCTTCGTTGCCCCTCGTTTTGCGCTTGCCGGCGATGCGGCGCATGGCATTCACCCGATCTCGGGGCAGGGTCTCAATCTCGGCTTCAAGGACGTCGCGGCTCTCGCCGAAACCGTGGTTGAGGCCGATCGTCTTGGTCTCGATATAGGCTCTCTCAATGTTCTGGAGCGTTATCAGTCCTGGCGGCGTTTCGATACGCTGCGAATGGGCGTGACGACGGATGTGCTTAACCGGCTTTTCTCCAATGATGTCGGTCCCATCCGCATCATGCGCGATTTCGGTCTTGGCGTGGTCGATCGTTTGCCGGGTCTGAAATCCTATTTCATCGGTCAGGCAGCCGGCACGACGGATGCAAATGCGCCGCGCCTGCTTAGCGGCCAGACGCTCTGA